A window from Argopecten irradians isolate NY chromosome 3, Ai_NY, whole genome shotgun sequence encodes these proteins:
- the LOC138318241 gene encoding galactosylgalactosylxylosylprotein 3-beta-glucuronosyltransferase 3-like, whose amino-acid sequence MVMMTQGRLLCLYSVLIFLGFTWFLSTFEYFCSNDELLEVRERQLDSYKQQMTDKNREIENVQSKVLEYEGKMQDYEEKIQRLSHLLQMKTCKPVAGDIDPSLPTLYLITPTYARLEQKADLTRLSHTLLHVKNLHWIVIEDSDVKTRLVTNFLANCGIHNTHLNILTPPQVKLKTGDPQWLKPRGVLQRNAGLTWIRTALNPSKDKGVVYFADDDNTYSLELFEEMRQTQKVSVWPVGIVGGLRYESPTVKNGSVVGWHTFWKPERTFALDMAGFAVNLSIIFSHSNAVFSNNVPRGYLENSLLLELGVKLKDLEPRADTCTKVLVWHTRTEKTKTKNEKITPSDINVEV is encoded by the exons ATGGTGATGATGACACAAGGCAGACTGCTATGTCTGTACTCGGTGCTTATCTTTCTAGGATTTACTTGGTTCCTCTCCACCTTCG AGTACTTCTGTTCCAATGACGAGTTACTTGAGGTGAGAGAGAGACAGCTAGACTCCTACAAACAACAGATGACAGATAAGAACAGGGAGATAGAGAATGTCCAGAGTAAGGTGTTAGAGTACGAGGGTAAGATGCAGGACTATGAGGAAAAGATACAGCGCTTGTCTCACCTTCTGCAAATGAAAACATGTAAGCCTGTAGCGGGAGACATTGACCCATCCCTACCCACGCTATACCTAATCACACCTACTTACGCTCGTCTGGAACAGAAGGCGGACCTCACCAGACTGTCACACACACTTCTCCATGTCAAAAATCTTCACTGGATTGTCATTGAAGATTCTGATGTAAAAACAAGACTTGTGACCAATTTCCTTGCAAACTGTGGTATTCATAACACACATTTGAATATTCTGACTCCCCCACAAGTGAAGTTAAAAACTGGTGATCCGCAGTGGCTAAAACCAAGAGGAGTTTTACAGAGAAACGCTGGGCTGACCTGGATCAGAACAGCGTTAAATCCATCAAAAGACAAAGGAGTTGTGTACTTCGCTGATGATGATAATACTTACAGCTTAGAACTTTTTGAAGAA ATGCGACAGACGCAGAAGGTGTCCGTCTGGCCTGTAGGTATAGTGGGAGGCCTGCGGTATGAGAGTCCTACGGTTAAGAATGGAAGT GTGGTTGGCTGGCATACCTTTTGGAAACCAGAGAGAACTTTTGCCCTCGATATGGCAGGATTTGCAGTGAATTTGTCCATCATATTTAGTCATTCCAATGCAGTGTTTTCTAACAATGTACCTAGAGGTTACCTGGAGAACTCTTTATTACTGGAATTAGGTGTGAAGCTCAAAGACCTAGAACCAAGAGCTGATACCTGTACCAAG GTGCTTGTTTGGCATACACGGACAGAGAAGACAAagacaaaaaatgaaaagataacACCAAGTGATATTAATGTAGAGGTTTGA